A genome region from Leptospira stimsonii includes the following:
- the purD gene encoding phosphoribosylamine--glycine ligase codes for MQDKLKVLLIGSGGRESAIAFHLRKSPLLSELKVFPGNGGFSDQEILPPNSFNVLSKESVQSFLKQNPFDFIVVGPEDPLVAGFADWTAELKIPTFGPDSYCAQVEGSKDFAKSLMMEAKVPTAEYATFTEYYSSLNYLETKKIPIVIKADGLAAGKGVTVATTKKMAINALKEIFQEKKFGESGNQVVIEEFMDGQEASIFAVSDGDSYFLLPAAQDHKRAYDGDQGPNTGGMGAYCPAPVVTDSILEKVKERVFDRMFEVFRKKGHPYRGLLYAGLMISPDGEPRVVEFNCRFGDPETQCVLAMLDGDLLELLYTASTGKIQGIQASVKKGAATVVVLAAKGYPDSYEKNIPLNLPETLGQNTYLFHAGTLKKDGKVFSSGGRILGVVAYGSDLKSSVSQAYSFLENIQAPKTFYRKDIGHRAL; via the coding sequence TTGCAGGATAAGTTGAAAGTTCTTCTGATCGGCTCGGGTGGAAGAGAAAGCGCGATCGCCTTCCATCTCCGTAAATCGCCTTTGTTAAGCGAATTGAAGGTATTTCCCGGAAACGGCGGATTCTCTGATCAAGAGATTCTCCCTCCGAATTCGTTTAACGTTTTATCGAAAGAATCGGTCCAGTCATTCTTAAAACAAAATCCTTTCGATTTTATCGTAGTAGGACCGGAAGATCCTCTCGTAGCCGGCTTTGCGGACTGGACTGCGGAGCTTAAAATTCCTACCTTCGGACCGGATTCTTACTGCGCACAGGTCGAAGGTTCGAAAGACTTCGCAAAATCCTTAATGATGGAAGCAAAGGTTCCTACGGCGGAGTATGCAACATTTACTGAATATTATAGTTCCCTAAACTATCTGGAAACTAAGAAGATTCCGATCGTAATCAAAGCGGACGGGCTCGCCGCCGGCAAAGGTGTTACAGTCGCGACAACGAAGAAAATGGCGATCAACGCTCTCAAGGAAATCTTTCAAGAGAAAAAATTCGGAGAAAGCGGAAACCAAGTCGTGATCGAAGAGTTTATGGACGGGCAAGAAGCGTCCATCTTTGCGGTGTCAGACGGAGATTCTTACTTTTTATTACCCGCCGCGCAGGATCACAAAAGAGCCTATGACGGAGATCAAGGACCGAATACGGGCGGCATGGGAGCCTATTGCCCGGCTCCGGTCGTAACCGATTCTATATTAGAAAAAGTGAAAGAAAGAGTCTTTGATAGAATGTTTGAAGTCTTTCGTAAAAAAGGACATCCATATCGAGGACTTCTTTATGCGGGACTTATGATATCTCCCGATGGAGAACCTCGTGTCGTAGAGTTCAACTGTAGATTCGGAGACCCCGAAACACAATGCGTTCTCGCGATGTTGGATGGAGATCTATTAGAACTTCTTTATACGGCTTCCACAGGTAAAATTCAAGGAATCCAAGCTTCGGTAAAAAAAGGAGCCGCTACTGTAGTAGTACTCGCCGCAAAAGGTTATCCTGATTCTTACGAAAAAAATATTCCCTTAAATCTACCGGAAACTCTTGGTCAAAACACTTATCTTTTTCATGCGGGAACTCTAAAAAAAGATGGAAAAGTTTTTTCATCCGGGGGAAGAATTCTCGGAGTAGTAGCCTATGGATCCGATCTAAAGAGTTCGGTATCTCAAGCTTATTCCTTCCTGGAAAATATCCAGGCTCCCAAAACGTTTTATAGAAAAGACATCGGACACAGAGCCCTTTAA